TTTGGCGAAGATACGTCAAATTACAAAGCTACCCTTAACTTAAAATCCAGATCCCAGATTTTATTCCCGTAAATTCGAAGAAAATAAATGGAAACGAGAAAATCCGTTCCACTTTTCTATTTTATTCCCACGATCAATTTCTTTTCCCTTTCTCCTCCTCCTATTGCCTTTCTCCCGCCGAGAATCTTAATTGAGGAGAATCAATTTAATTAAACACTCCACATCGAATTTATTTGAGACAGAGAAATTGCTACATTAATTTACGATAGGTCCATCCTgaattggagattttttttttcatgtgcaCTGTCCAACCTTTGGCCGAGCGTAGGACTAATGCCTAGGCCAACTCTTGGCCAATTTCATATTCTCGCACCAATCTTGAGCTCGGCTAACTCTATTTCTCGAACATGCCTAACTGCAACATAGCATGTCACATTCGTCATTTTGCACTGTCTTACCTTTGGCTATGAAACTTAATTTTATCAACCCTTGCGCTTCATGTCCGGGCCACTGACTTTCAATGTAGCGCCATGATGACGCTTCACTGCCTAGGCCGGTCAGCTACCTGGCATGGGCCATTCCCTACATGAACCTGCCTACCAACCATTATGTAGCTGGTATAACACACAAAAGTGATTCACACAAGCGTTGAAGCACCCAAAGCAGATTGTTATTCAGCACCACCATTTGTcatcttgaagaaaagatgataaaCTTTAGTTTGAAACCCTTGAAAGGTAAATCAGCTGATGGATCCCTAACCGTAGATCCAACACCAGGTACAAGACCCCGATTCTCTGTCATCTGAAAGTGTACCACaagtgagttggagggagtttaatgtattttgaatcttggggatttagAGGGAGTGTAAAAGAGTattgggagtttgagagagtttggtatgttgagtgtagggagtttgagagactctcccaaaatctctacttttttgagagatttggagtgaggcaaaaatacactataaactccctagaactccccaaaaaaaacaaactccctatcattctaatttttaccactaacagggagtttaagagtttctttcaaactccccacgactaacggggttttttagggagttggggagactcttctaaactctcccacgactggggattttaagagactccctctaactccctcacgactaacgggaaaaaacacaactacatccaactcccccaactcccttgaggactaacaccctggtaGCAGCTATGGCAGCCAACTAGCCAGAGAAGATAATCATCACTGCAATTCCATGGTCACGAGTAAAGACTATCTCAAGATTCAGGTGTGTATGCAAAACCCTAGCTCCTCAAAACCCTTAACTTTATTAGACTACACTTCGCTGTATCATCTCCAAATATTAGAATTTAGGCATTTTATGACAATTTGCTCTTCCTAGAAGTGAGCTCGTTTCAGTTTCCCGTGTATTTAGTCAAGAATGCAAGGAAATAGTCCAATCAATGAGATGAGAATTATCAGTATCATGAAACCTCATATATATGGATTCCTTCACGAGTTCGATATCAATGGTAACAAGTTAGTTAGAATTGTGGACCATCATTGCATATGGCTCTGAAGTTAACATTGATACAAAAACAAGTCAATTTTAGAGATCGATTCAGCATTGCCCTTaacacagtttttttttttttactgtaaaCAACTCGGTATGCTCGTCAATGGAGCTCTACATTGGACTGCATGAGGTTGAAGATTATCCATCAACTCCATTTAATTGTTTCATTTCTGGGTACTGGAGATGAGATGTTCAAAGTAATGCTGGAACCAGAACATTTCCTTTTAAGTTCGGGGGTCTTAGGGGGTTGCCTGTGCAGAATTGCTTGGTTTTACGAGGTTAGAGATGTAGGGTGATGAGGGATTATGGAGTAAGGGAATCTTGGACCAACAAACATGGTCCTCCATATCCTCAGGGCGCCTGATACATTTGTTCCTTAACGGTCTGATTCGTTTGAATCCGAAAGTACTACTAGTTTGACCCAAAAGCTGAAGATGGTATAATGGAAGCTCCGAGTAGGGTTGAATGTAGAACCATATGTAAGGTATCCTTGTTTCACTAAACTTGGGTACTTAATACAGATGTAGAACTAACAGAGGCATctaaagaacaaaagaagaaaagcaCTAAAGACGTTTCTAAATACTAAAGTTGTTGACTGGAGGTAAATTTTAGATTCTGCATTTAATGATATATGATTCTGCATTTTTATGGTATATGATTTTGCATTATGGCATGCATCAATTCTGCATAATTACCTTACTAGGCAGAAGACACCTATTGGTTTCCCTTGAAATAATATGGCATGGAATTAATTGATGTTTCTATACCATTCTTAACCAATATAgcgtcatattttgatgactatGTAATTTCTATCCAAGTGTATGTCTAAATTCATCTGTACAGGCAATCAGTGTGAGTTATATGCGTCCAGTTGTGTGGTTTGTTTGAAGCTACTTGTTCCTGTTTTTCGTTAAATCCTGCAGTTAACTTCGTTAGTAGTTGGTTATGAATTGAAAGAATCTAAGATTAAATCCCGAGCAGAACAATTATAAATACATGCCTTTAGAGTACCTGAAGACAAAATTTCGGCGAGAAGTCActgaatttcaaagatcaaaATTTCCGACTCCACCGGGTAGACAATTAGTGTTATTTCAGCTTTAAAGAAAATAATGTTAGAGATTTACACGTTGAGAAGCCATCTACATTAGCCATAATAACTAGTGGACCCTAAGGATGGTTAAGCCGGACTAAACCCATCATTTTAGTTGGTGCATGGAGAACATATTCGCTGCGTCTAGGTTATGATATTTAGGACAGTTTCCATATACCAAAGCCATGCATCTGGTGCCACCCATACAAGTAATGAGGGAAAGATAGACATCAATTTATTTGCCAGTTTGTGCATTTATGAAATAGGTCTAGAGCATTCCCTGGATTCAAGGAATAGAAACCTTATATTCTCTACATTTCTTACCGGTTCTTATCTTTTTTCATGCCAAACCCTACTACAACTCTTTCTGTTTCTTATTCTAGAAAAAgttgtagcagccatgtcaagCTTACCAGTAGACATCATGACCAACATTCTCTCAAGGTTAGAAGTGAAGTGCATCTTAAGGTACAGGTGTGTTTGCAAACCATGGGATAAGTTGCTCAGAACCCCTCAATTTGTTAAAATGCACCTTAGTCGTGCCATTGAAAATGAGGATGTCAGTTTCATTGTAAGATCAAATGCTGAACATATGTACTCTACGGATTATCAGAAAAAGTCTTTATTTACattttcagatgatgatgttgtagaAATTGACTTTCCCTTTAAATCTATAAGTCATTTTCGTTATGCAGTTGTTGAGGATTCTTGTGATGGCTTGCTTTTCTTAGAGATTTGTTCTGGTGATTCTCTTTTCAATGGGCTTTGGAACCCATCGACTAGGGAATACAAGACACTGCCGATGGAGACAGTGGAGTTCTCATGTCCTTTATCATCTGAGATACCAATCCTCCATTCAATCACATATGGATTTGTTTATGATTCCAACATTGAGGATTATAAGGTGGTCAAAGTCATGGACCTTGGTCCTCATGGTTCTGAAATTAGTGTCTATACTCTGACATCAAATTCATGGAGGTGGGTTCAACACATGCCTTATGGGTTTTTTGTTGGACGACGACCTGGTGTGTTTGTTAATGGAGCTCTGCATTGGATAGCAACTCATGTTAATGAGTTACGGAGATCTGAATCTATTCTGTCTTTTAATATCAGGGATGAGGGAATCCAAGAAGTGTTAAAACCACAAGACGTAAATGTATCCAATGTCACATTGGGTTTGTTGGGGGAATACCTTTGCTTAGTTTCCCAACATCCTATGGCTCGTAGTGATGTATGGGTGCTGAAAGATCACGGGGTGACTAATTCTTGGACGAAACTTTTCAGCGTAAACCAACAGACAGCTATTGATGGATGCGGTATTTTGAATCCAATATTTGCTTTTAAGAGCGGTGAGATTCTTATCGAGAATATGAATGATTTTAATCTGTTTGTTTATGACCCAGAGCATGGAAGTGTCATAATTCCAAAGGTTCGTGGTACTCCAATGTGCTCATATTATACAACAATCAATGTGAGGAGCCTAGTTTCACTTGATTCAGGTACTTATGTGGGTCAAGAAGAACCAGGAGAAACAACATGACAGAAGAACGTTTTTCTGGATATgttataattttttctttaaggAGTATCTCATACCATATGGTGCTTACATTAGTTCTTGTTCTCTCTCAGGATTTTTTTTGTTGGTCTAGATTCTAATAGGATGCATTTTTGCAAAATTTTATCTGTCATTTTCATATTTCGGTCCAATCTTAATTTGAGAGCTGTTTTATTTGCTTTAGAAATAGTCTGCTGTGTTCCTTTCTGTGTGCGACTGTGCGTGCACTTTTTCATGTTCtgaattaggtactttaataacTGGGTATATGATAACAATGCAGATTCATTAAGTTTTAATTGATGGGGATTTTTTCTTTCGCCTATTAGGTGTTGGATACTTGGATATGCTTTACAAGTTGAAACAGGCTGTTGTAATTCAAACCTATCTCATCTACCACATACTTATATagatatttatttgtttttagcgGCTAGTATGTGAATGGTGGCCGTACAGTTAATccttgcagcaactctttgttatAATTTGACGAGCAagatccaactttaatgacactTTGAGAATTCTGTTATGTTTGCAACATTGACAACACTTTTCTTCTGTTCATTGCTGCTATTGGTCTCACTATTTAACATGTAAGTTTTCAAATTTGGCTCAAATTTCTTCTGTTCATTTGAGTAAATGTAGTTAGTTTGTTGAATCGTGCACTATGATTCCCTGATAGGGAAACTCGTAATCAGGTATCGTACTTGATTTGCCTTTTGAGTCTATATCTGAAGATTATTAGCCCTACACAGCGGTCATATTGGTTCGTTGGGCCTTCCCTACCTGTGTCCAGAGAGGGAAACGATTGGAGAACCAGAAAGAAAAATTGCAAGCATCAGGTTGTAATCAGAAGTCTAGAATTCGTAAAGTAATTGTTGATCAGTGGCAAATGGGTCATGGGTTAGATGTCTATAATAAAAGATGTTATCTGCAGCTTTAATCAAATGACATAGGATAGTGAAAGGAAAAATTTGT
This genomic stretch from Papaver somniferum cultivar HN1 unplaced genomic scaffold, ASM357369v1 unplaced-scaffold_41, whole genome shotgun sequence harbors:
- the LOC113342447 gene encoding F-box protein CPR1-like, with amino-acid sequence MSSLPVDIMTNILSRLEVKCILRYRCVCKPWDKLLRTPQFVKMHLSRAIENEDVSFIVRSNAEHMYSTDYQKKSLFTFSDDDVVEIDFPFKSISHFRYAVVEDSCDGLLFLEICSGDSLFNGLWNPSTREYKTLPMETVEFSCPLSSEIPILHSITYGFVYDSNIEDYKVVKVMDLGPHGSEISVYTLTSNSWRDEGIQEVLKPQDVNVSNVTLGLLGEYLCLVSQHPMARSDVWVLKDHGVTNSWTKLFSVNQQTAIDGCGILNPIFAFKSGEILIENMNDFNLFVYDPEHGSVIIPKVRGTPMCSYYTTINVRSLVSLDSGTYVGQEEPGETT